The Candidatus Omnitrophota bacterium genome has a window encoding:
- a CDS encoding ribonuclease HII, which yields MKKRSNAKALLVHERSLNNCGYRFIAGVDEAGRGPLAGPVVAAAVILKTFVFGEIIDDSKKLSAKRREMAYDEIIEKAIVGVGIVDEKTIDKINIYQATKRAMKMAISSLEVPPEYVIVDGKMNIYTKCPLKCIVGGDSKSLSIAAASIIAKVTRDRIMLEYDSIYPQYGFARHKGYGTKFHMAALEKYGPSAIHRRSFRPVKK from the coding sequence TTGAAGAAAAGATCGAACGCGAAGGCCCTGCTGGTTCACGAGAGGAGCCTAAATAACTGCGGATATCGTTTTATCGCAGGTGTAGATGAAGCGGGCAGGGGGCCCTTGGCGGGCCCTGTTGTTGCGGCGGCTGTTATTCTGAAAACTTTTGTTTTTGGAGAAATAATAGACGATTCTAAGAAATTATCCGCCAAAAGAAGAGAGATGGCGTACGACGAGATAATAGAGAAGGCCATAGTAGGCGTTGGTATAGTTGACGAGAAGACAATAGATAAGATCAATATATATCAGGCCACAAAAAGAGCCATGAAGATGGCCATATCCAGCCTTGAAGTCCCACCCGAATATGTTATAGTAGATGGTAAGATGAATATATATACCAAGTGCCCGCTTAAGTGTATAGTGGGAGGAGACTCAAAGAGCCTATCCATTGCCGCGGCATCGATAATAGCAAAGGTGACTAGGGATAGGATTATGCTGGAGTATGATAGTATTTATCCTCAATATGGGTTCGCAAGGCACAAAGGATATGGTACGAAATTTCATATGGCCGCTTTAGAAAAATATGGCCCATCCGCAATCCATCGTCGTAGCTTCAGACCTGTTAAAAAATAA
- the trmD gene encoding tRNA (guanosine(37)-N1)-methyltransferase TrmD: MKIDILTLFPKMFENILGESMLKIAQKKGLVRIRVHNLRDWTSDSHRTADDKPFGGGPGMVMKVEPVWRAVDELVSKKKVAKVILLTPQGKKLDQKIAKRLARDKQLVLICGHYEGVDERIRELADEEISIGDYILTCGEIPALALVDSVVRLVPGVLGHSESTIAESFENNLLEYPQYTRPAEFRGMKVPEVLLNGDHKKIESWRSDQALARTKVRRPDLIKKPLA; this comes from the coding sequence ATGAAAATCGACATACTTACGCTCTTTCCTAAAATGTTTGAAAACATTTTAGGGGAGTCGATGCTTAAGATAGCCCAGAAAAAAGGCCTCGTCAGGATAAGGGTTCATAATTTAAGGGACTGGACGAGCGACTCTCACAGGACGGCTGATGATAAGCCTTTCGGCGGCGGGCCCGGCATGGTAATGAAGGTAGAGCCGGTGTGGCGGGCGGTAGATGAGCTGGTGTCAAAGAAAAAAGTTGCAAAAGTAATACTCCTGACGCCGCAGGGAAAGAAGCTTGATCAAAAGATTGCGAAGAGACTGGCCAGGGATAAGCAGCTCGTTTTGATCTGTGGTCACTATGAAGGCGTCGATGAGAGAATAAGAGAGCTTGCCGACGAAGAGATTTCTATAGGCGATTATATTCTTACTTGCGGGGAGATTCCCGCGCTTGCTTTGGTTGATTCTGTTGTGAGGCTGGTACCCGGTGTTTTGGGCCATAGCGAATCTACTATAGCGGAGTCATTTGAAAATAATTTATTGGAATATCCGCAGTATACAAGACCCGCGGAATTCAGAGGAATGAAGGTCCCGGAAGTATTGTTAAACGGGGACCACAAAAAAATAGAGAGTTGGCGCAGCGACCAGGCGCTCGCAAGGACAAAGGTTAGAAGGCCGGATTTGATTAAGAAACCGCTCGCTTAA
- the rplS gene encoding 50S ribosomal protein L19: MNKYLKLVEAVGLRKDLPQFNVGDTIDVLVKIIEEGKARAQTFEGIVIAKKGSGIGETFTVRKISYGEGVERVFPLHTPSIEKIVVVKKGDVKRAKLYYLKRKIGKETKVEEKIEREGPAGSREEPK, translated from the coding sequence ATGAATAAGTATCTGAAGTTGGTTGAGGCTGTAGGCTTAAGGAAGGATCTGCCGCAGTTTAATGTCGGAGACACCATCGATGTTCTCGTTAAGATAATAGAAGAAGGAAAGGCCAGGGCCCAGACTTTCGAAGGTATAGTTATAGCGAAGAAGGGCTCGGGGATAGGCGAAACGTTTACCGTGCGAAAGATCTCTTACGGCGAGGGAGTGGAGAGAGTATTCCCGCTTCATACGCCTTCGATTGAAAAGATAGTAGTAGTGAAGAAGGGCGACGTGAAGAGAGCGAAACTTTATTATCTTAAGAGAAAGATAGGCAAAGAGACGAAAGTTGAAGAAAAGATCGAACGCGAAGGCCCTGCTGGTTCACGAGAGGAGCCTAAATAA
- the rpsP gene encoding 30S ribosomal protein S16 encodes MPAVIRLKRFGTLKKPSHRIVVIDKRRARDSRPIETLGYYDPKTNPANVKIDKERAQYWLGVGAIPSDSVRILFKKQGIKK; translated from the coding sequence ATGCCAGCAGTTATCAGATTGAAGAGGTTCGGAACCCTGAAGAAGCCGTCTCATCGCATTGTTGTTATAGACAAGCGTAGAGCAAGAGACAGTAGACCTATAGAGACACTGGGTTATTACGATCCGAAGACCAATCCGGCTAATGTGAAGATAGATAAAGAGCGCGCACAATATTGGCTCGGGGTGGGCGCGATACCGTCGGATTCGGTAAGGATACTTTTTAAGAAACAGGGAATTAAAAAATAA